The following proteins are co-located in the Phocoena phocoena chromosome 1, mPhoPho1.1, whole genome shotgun sequence genome:
- the LOC136137650 gene encoding glutathione S-transferase Mu 3, with the protein MSSKSTMILGYWDIRGLAHAIRMLLEFTDTAYEEKRYTCGEAPDYDKSQWLDMKFKLDLDFPNLPYLMDGKNKITQSNAILRYIARKHNMCGETEEEKIRVDMMENQIMDFRMQLIQLCYSADHEKLKLQYLEKLPGQLKQFSLFLGKYSWFAGEKLTFVDFLTYDVLDQNHIFEPTCLDEFPNLKAFMCRFEALEKIAAYMQSDRFLKMPINNKMAQWGNKRIC; encoded by the exons ATGTCGTCGAAGTCAACTATGATTTTGGGTTACTGGGATATTCGCGGG CTGGCGCATGCCATCCGCATGCTCCTGGAGTTCACGGATACAGCCTATGAAGAGAAAAGATACACGTGCGGGGAAG CTCCTGACTATGATAAAAGCCAGTGGCTGGATATGAAATTCAAACTAGACCTGGACTTCCCTAAC ctGCCCTATCTCATGGACGGTAAGAACAAGATCACCCAGAGCAACGCCATCTTGCGCTATATCGCCCGCAAGCACAATATGT GTGGTGagactgaagaagaaaagattcGAGTGGATATGATGGAGAACCAAATAATGGATTTTCGCATGCAACTGATACAACTCTGCTACAGCGCTGACCAC GAAAAACTGAAGCTTCAGTACTTGGAAAAGCTACCTGGACAACTGAAACAGTTCTCCTTGTTCCTGGGGAAATACTCATGGTTTGCAGGGGAAAag CTCACCTTTGTGGATTTCCTCACCTATGATGTGTTAGATCAGAACCATATCtttgagcccacgtgcctggatGAATTTCCAAATCTGAAGGCTTTCATGTGCCGTTTTGAG GCCTTGGAGAAAATAGCTGCCTACATGCAGTCTGACCGCTTCCTTAAGATGCCCATCAACAACAAGATGGCCCAGTGGGGCAACAAGAGAATATGCTGA
- the EPS8L3 gene encoding epidermal growth factor receptor kinase substrate 8-like protein 3, which produces MSRPSSRAIYLHRKEYLQNLTSQPTHLQLRVEHLLTCKLGMQRVQEPKDALQKLQEMDAQGKVWSQDLLLQVKGGWLQLLDIETKEELESYRLDSIKDMDVALNTCSYNSVLSITVQDSGLPATSTLLLQCQEVGAEQLKTSLQKALEEELEQRPRFGALLPGQDRCRGPLLERPIPKEQVPPLECGPPPEQHHWMTPEHNTPPTPRPLPHHSIIQNSSAFTLPPSRRSPSPGDPERDKEVLSHVLRDIELFMEKLKEDQSNTSHKKKKQRKKKIKPQGGITEAHYIDCFQKIKYSFNLLGKLATRLQDTSAPEFVHLLFQTLNSILEQCPEPGLAVQVISPLLTTKAIDLLQSCLSPPESNLWKGLGIAWTTSQANWTGSEPLPYQPTFYDGWQLPEPSYEEEPSRCQDSTSLRGGSPRLGSNSHFAQEETHNHGPHPVPSRPGPVKPAMKMQVLYEFEARNPRELTVVQGEVLEVLDQSKRWWLVKNEMGRSGYIPSNILEPLQSGLPGSQSKSFPPAPGLRLSSRPEEVTAWLQAENFSTVTVKTLGSMPGHQLLHMRPGELQMLCPHEAPKVLARLEAVRRMLGVRPPWDPDPRWKCGMIPE; this is translated from the exons ATGTCCCGGCCCAGCAGCAGAGCCATTTACT TGCACCGGAAGGAATACTTGCAGAATCTCACCTCACAGCCCACCCACCTGCAGCTCAGGGTGGAG cACCTGCTGACATGTAAGCTGGGGATGCAGAGAGTCCAGGAGCCCAAGGATGCCCTGCAAAAGCTGCAGGAAATGGACGCTCAGGGCAAGGTGTGGAGCCAGGACTTGCTCCTGCAGGTCAAGGGTGGCTGGCTCCAGCTGCTGGACATCGAGACAAAG GAGGAACTGGAATCTTACCGCCTGGACAGCATCAAGGACATGGACGTGGCACTCAACACCTGCTCCTACAACTCTGTCCTGTCCATCACTGTGCAGGATTCAGGCCTGCCAGCCACTAGCACTCTGCTTCTCCAGTGCCAGGAAGTGGGG GCAGAGCAACTGAAGACCAGCCTGCAGAAGGCTCTGGAGGAGGAGCTAGAGCAAAG GCCCCGATTCGGAGCCCTTCTCCCAGGTCAGGACAGATGCAGGGGGCCTCTTCTGGAACGGCCGATCCCTAAGGAGCAGGTACCTCCTCTGGAGTGCGGACCCCCTCCAGAGCAGCACCACTGGATGACCCCAGAGCACA ACACACCACCAACCCCGAGGCCCCTGCCACACCACTCCATCATCCAAAACTCAAGTGCCTTCACTTTGCCTCCTTCGAGGAGGTCCCCATCCCCCGGGGATCCAGAACGGGATAAG GAGGTGCTGAGCCACGTCCTAAGAGACATCGAGCTATTCATGGAAAAGCTGAAGGAGGACCAGTCAAACACCAGTcataagaagaagaaacagaggaagaaaaagataaagcctCAGGGGG GGATAACAGAGGCACATTACATCGACTGCTTCCAGAAGATCAAGTACAGCTTCAACCTCCTG GGAAAGCTGGCCACGAGGCTGCAGGATACAAGCGCCCCTGAGTTCGTACACCTCCTCTTCCAAACTCTGAACTCC ATCCTGGAGCAGTGCCCTGAGCCTGGCCTAGCAGTCCAAGTGATCTCACCCCTCCTCACCACCAAGGCCATTGATCTGCTGCAGTCCTGTCTAAGCCCACCTGAGAGTAACCTCTGGAAGGGGCTGGGCATAGCCTGGACCACCAGCCA GGCCAACTGGACAGGCAGTGAGCCCCTGCCCTACCAACCCACATTCTATGACGGTTGGCAGCTTCCAGAACCTTCCTACGAGGAG GAACCTTCAAGATGCCAAGACTCTACTTCCCTCCG TGGGGGAAGCCCTAGGTTAGGGAGCAACTCGCACTTTGCTCAAGAGGAGACACACAACCACGGACCCCACCCTGTGCCCTCCAGACCCGGACCTGTCAAGCCAGCCATGAAAATGCAAGTCCTATATGAGTTTGAAGCTAGGAACCCACGGGAACTGACTGTGGTCCAGGGAGAGGTACTGGAG GTTCTGGACCAGAGTAAGCGGTGGTGGCTGGTGAAGAATGAAATGGGACGGAGCGGCTACATCCCCAGCAACATCCTGGAGCCCCTGCAGTCGGGGCTCCCTGGAAGCCAGAGCAAGTCGTTCCCTCCG GCTCCAGGGCTTCGACTTAGCTCAAGGCCTGAGGAGGTCACAGCCTGGTTGCAGGCAGAGAACTTCTCCACTGT CACAGTGAAGACTCTCGGGTCCATGCCGGGGCACCAGCTGCTTCACATGAGACCTGGGGAGCTACAGATGCTGTGTCCCCATGAGGCCCCAAAGGTCCTGGCACGGCTGGAGGCTGTCAGAAGGATGCTGGGGGTGAGGCCACCCTGGGATCCTGACCCCCGCTGGAAATGTGGGATGATCCCTGAGTGA